One window from the genome of Deltaproteobacteria bacterium encodes:
- a CDS encoding ferritin family protein: MEGGIKAWNGFVAKGVPKAGMAYFDPAKKPEELVALAWMLEDGSQKFYSETAGMLEDRETVNFLQKLSADEEGHKNALFKIHRELSGLKADPGFPGSVIPLDPGIKYVEGGVPLTEALAWVKGKDLKEILELAISLEINSEDLYIKMGRKVDDKEAKKVFKVLSVQEKHHLERLVRLFEKK, encoded by the coding sequence ATGGAAGGCGGGATAAAGGCCTGGAACGGTTTCGTAGCCAAAGGGGTACCGAAAGCTGGTATGGCTTATTTTGATCCGGCTAAAAAACCGGAGGAACTCGTCGCGTTAGCCTGGATGCTGGAGGATGGCTCCCAGAAATTTTATTCCGAAACAGCCGGTATGCTCGAAGATCGCGAGACAGTGAACTTTTTGCAAAAACTTTCGGCCGACGAGGAAGGCCATAAAAATGCTCTTTTCAAAATTCACCGAGAACTTTCGGGCCTGAAAGCGGATCCGGGATTTCCCGGCTCGGTGATCCCGCTTGATCCCGGGATCAAATATGTGGAAGGCGGCGTGCCCCTGACGGAAGCGCTGGCGTGGGTGAAAGGAAAGGACCTCAAAGAGATTTTAGAACTCGCCATCTCCCTGGAAATCAATTCTGAAGACCTTTACATAAAAATGGGACGGAAGGTGGATGACAAAGAAGCGAAGAAGGTATTCAAGGTATTGTCCGTGCAAGAAAAACATCACCTGGAACGATTGGTGAGGCTTTTCGAAAAAAAATGA
- a CDS encoding rhodanese-like domain-containing protein has protein sequence MSILDYFKSIPTWPVEKVRDFLNRNSPGDYNLVDVRQPKEYESGHLPGAQLIPVGELEKSAQELDPQKPTIAY, from the coding sequence ATGAGCATTCTGGATTATTTCAAATCGATTCCCACCTGGCCGGTCGAAAAAGTTCGAGATTTTTTGAACAGAAATTCTCCGGGAGATTATAACTTGGTGGATGTCCGCCAACCTAAAGAATATGAAAGTGGGCATCTGCCGGGGGCCCAATTAATCCCCGTGGGGGAATTAGAAAAGAGCGCGCAGGAACTGGACCCTCAAAAACCAACGATTGCTTATTGA